In the Triticum aestivum cultivar Chinese Spring chromosome 2B, IWGSC CS RefSeq v2.1, whole genome shotgun sequence genome, catctagatacattcatttcttggacgagtaattccgaacgaagggagtagatgtTATCAGATTTATCTGtatagttcatcaaatttaaacTAGTTTGACCTAAGACAAATCTGAAACTTCAATTAGTTTGTAACCGAGGGAGTATCTTTTACTAGTCTCCAAAAGAACAAGAAATCAGCGGTGGGCAGCACCACTCGCGGGCTCTGTGTACAGCGCGTATATGTTTGACGGCGAGACAGAGGGATCAGGGATGGGTAGCAGCGTTCGCGTCGTACGATGGGCGGCACGTGGCCGGCCGGCGGTGGAAGGGGTGCACGCACGCCGGCCGACTTTGCATCGCGTGCGCGCGAGCTGCATGCATCGTCGCCGCCTGCGCCTCGCGTCCAAACCGCACCAGTCACCACCACCAACAGGCAGGCAGCTCGCCCCCCAAAAGCCACCCACCGCTCCGCGCCTGGTTGGGCAGCACGCCCTCGTGCTCCAGCCACTGCTGCCCCTGCCAAACCTGAGGCGGAGGAGAAAAGAAGAGCGGCCTCGTGGCACTGTGGCAGCATCTGTCCACCGGGTCGATCGGTAACTTTAGGTGAAAATTACTACTCATGCACATTTTAAATCTAGCTAAGAGAATTACTCCCTAGTTAAGAGAAAGATCGaattaccccgcaaaaaagaagagaaagatcGAATCGGCGTGAGGGGTCAAATTTTGATCTCAGTCCTACACATGCACATACGGCTTAATGAAGAATCGCCTTAACTTGTGCACCTGCGCACCACAACGACCGGCCAATTTTATGGGACGGCTTCAGAATTCAGATCGATATGTAACTTGCAGCATATATCCTGAACTTGTGTTCCTGACGATGATCGTGTACCCGAGCTTGCCAGGAAAAAGAAAGGTGCTACACGGGCCCAAATAGATCGACTCTCACCAAGATTCGAAGCACTAAAAACTACTGTGCCACTTGGCCACGACGCAGAAAAAGTACAGGACGGTGTACTTGAAACTAGTATATTACATTATTACTTAATGATTTTACTGCGCCGGGGTTGATAATGTGTCGTCGACGACCAGGGGCCAAGAAGAACCCGGCGTCGGCGTGCATGCGCATTGCTGGATTTGCAAGACATCAACACAAAAAAGGGTAGACTTTTTGCCCTAGCCTTGTGGAGTAGTAGTAGCTAGGCACACGTATATTCAAATACGAACTTTAAAGCAAAAAATATTAATATACGGCGCTTACACACGGCTCAGCGAAGAGTGAGATTAGCCCTTGTGCTCTTGCTCTTGGATGCTTTGGGTTGATAGAGTATACACTTACCAGGCACAACCAGGATCATACCATTAAACAAGTCCTGCTCCGGCCTAGGGGTTCGTTAAACAAGACTATCAGGGTGGTACGGTCAGAACAGATGTTCTCTAGGTATCCATCCTCAGCTAGCTTTGACTGCATATCTATCCCTGGACCCCATACTAGCAACTAAAACACTGGCCATTGCTTTCCCTATAAAATCTCAACAAACCTCAACCCTGTACCTTCTCTTCAACTCCTATTGACACACAAACACACAGGAAAAGATCGAACACCATGAGCCGCAGAAGGATGAGCAGTGCAGTCCTTGTGGTTGCCTTGCTCTTCTCCCCATTATTGCTCACGCTCTACCTTCCCGCTGCTTGCGCTCGCCACGGTGAGTTCCCGCTACTGTCTCCACCGATCGACACATCTCTATCTGTATTGCTGTATATATTTCCCCTGTTTGTTGGTTTTGAGATTTGCATCCACCCCTTGTTAAATCGTGGCACCACTATCTCTGCAGTGGCGGTGCTCGGGGCAAAAGATGGCCTGAATCTCGGAGGCAGCCGGCAGCATGTGGTTGGTGATGACGCAGGAAAGGCTGTCCCTGTCGGCGGCTCACGGCCAGTTAGGACGGTGGAGATGCGCGCGGCGAGGAGGCACCGGCGGGACGCGGCCGACGAGATGCACGACATGCTGAGGAAGGACTACTCGTATAGGGCGAGGGGCAAAAAGCCCATCCACAACGACGAGCCACTCGAGGATGAACCCTAAATCAGACCCGTAGCTAGGTACATAGTTATAGAAACTTAGCTAGCTAGAGCCGCTCTCTGATTTACTACTACTGCTAGTTAGATAGATTTGCAGGCTTGCAGGATACATATAGCTTAGGTACCCAAATATTATGGAACAATAATGCCTGGGTTGGCTAGGTAGTTTATTATTAGCTGGTCAACCTTAATATAGCATCCAAGCTGGCCATCACGTTTAGTCCTGATTTGCAAGAACTACTGGTAGGAGAAGTTCATGCGAAGAAGGGGCAGTTTTGTGCCTGATGTGCACGCTTGGGGGCTATGCTAACCTTGTACTATATGTATGTCAGTGTTACGTTTGGCAATTTACATGTGGCTGTGTGGATTTTAGCAAGAAAGTGTGTGTGGACATCCTCAGCTTATTTTGCTGCTTGTTGACATACGGGTCATGGGAAAAAGAACCACTTTCTGGTGAATTTAATAGCTTTCACTCTTGTTCTGTTTTCTCCTTCTGATAGAATGGGCAATGCTCACATCATAGTTCATGTATGTATAAGAAGATATGCTCGCCTACCGTGTGAAGCTAATTTCTTTTGGGCAAACTAAGCCCTCGAGGTGGGCTAGATTTTTATTAACTTAATATCCAAAACAGTTAACAGTGTACTGATAAAAGTTTTCCCAAAGTAAAAGGAATGGCTTCATAGGCCATTCTGAGATTACATCTGGAGGTTTTACTGCACAAGAAAGAGCAACaagaggaagatcgacgcaaggaAGCCTTTTTGGCCAGAGAATGGGCAATAAGATTCTTGATCCTAGGAATATGGGTGGCCAATCGACAAGTTTTGGGGAAGATACCTGGTTGGGTGACACTATTAGCTCTACGATACCCGATTATATATTATCATGTTTATAAAAGAGGATTCGGTGGCTTCTGTTCTTGAGGCTAGCCATTTGAACATCCAATTCCGCATGGCTTTGTTGGGTGACAAATGGACTAAGTGGATCCATTCGGTTTCTAAGTTGATATCAATTAATCTGACTCAGATGCCAGATTCATTCCAGTGGAGGTTAACCACTAATGGTGCATTTACTGTGAAGTCCATGTATGCGGATCTGATGGATTCCAGACAtatttttcgcaaaaacatatttgGAAAACAAAGGTTCCTTCCCAGATCAAAGTTTTCATGTGGTtttgccaaagggaagtagttctTACGAAAGGTAATCTTGCTAAGCGTAACTGGCATGGTAACAAACAAAATGATGTTTTTGTAATCAGGAGGAGacaattcatcatttatttctgttttgtcaATTTAGTACCTTGTTCTCGCGCTCAATTCATATTACTTACAATTTAGCACCACCAACGAGTATTCCAAATTTGTTTGGGAACTAGTTGGGTGGTattcatcataagttgaagtgccAAATTCATGTGGGAGTTTGTGCCATTCTCCCGGCAATGTGAAATTGCCGGAATGACTGTGTTTTTAACCGATCACCAACTCCtaatttcttgcaggttatctacCCTGCAGCATGTGGACGCGTAGGCGCTTATGGCCTCTAGTGCAGCCGGCTGGAAACGATTGCTCTGGGTTTATTAGACCAGTTTGGTCGGTGAGTCACTCATAGATTATGTAGATGAGTTATGTAATCTCGAGTATGACCGGTTGTGgccatgttttatttttatttgtctTATTTTCTTGCACTCAATGGCTTGACTTTATTTCATGTTTAATAAGATGGTCGTGTGCATCTTGTGACGCAGAGGCCGAGGTTCTCCCTTTTTCGGGGGGAAATTGTAAGAGTTGAGGCTAGAAGCAATATTGAAGAAATCTACAAGTATAGGTTTCATCCTCCAATGCCCCGAACTTTTGAGGAAATTCCTTGCTTCGGCGGCAACAACAAATGTCCTGCAATTAGAAAGGAAAGTAATCGAGTTCCATCCCAAGGCCTTAATTGTTAATGCATCTAGGAGTAAACCCGTAGCTTCTGCGTGCAAAATAGAAAAAACATTCAAGGCCATCGCTTGAATGGAATTTAGTGGTTGTTGTCTTCGTTTGTAGGACCACTCTAAAGGAAGTGTTTTTTCCTGCCACTGGAGGATTGTAGGCTGCATCAACATAAGCCAAGAAACCTATAAGTTGTAAAGACATGTCGCGACCGgatttccgggtattaatttccagaaaatggcccttgtgctcaccagccccaggattactgttagctgatgaggcactaacttgatacagaaattccaagcaaaatctCAAAAATatatagtacaa is a window encoding:
- the LOC123041502 gene encoding uncharacterized protein; translation: MSRRRMSSAVLVVALLFSPLLLTLYLPAACARHVAVLGAKDGLNLGGSRQHVVGDDAGKAVPVGGSRPVRTVEMRAARRHRRDAADEMHDMLRKDYSYRARGKKPIHNDEPLEDEP